GTTTAGATGTAGTAATAAGCAATAGGGCATCGtattcaattttatttatatatagaaCAAAGTTGTGTTGGTTTCATTTAATGTATGTTTtcattatattaaatataatatataaatgaaaCCAACACAATTTTATCCTATAAATAagcctataattttaaaaatccttactgAGAATTTCTATCAGCACTAATTTCCTTCTGCCACTACAAACGTGTATATAAATCTAATCAAACTATACTGGCATCATGTGGCTGAGAATATCCTTGAGCAATTGAACAAAATATTCTGTTTGAATTGGTGCATTAGAATTCTGACTTTTGATAATCAGATATTGAATTTCCAAGCCTTTAATCCAGTAgtttaaaacacaacaatatgacaATTTTCTCATACTTTGAGGGGAAATCAGACATCTGCAAAAAGAAGAGAGGAACTCTTGTTTGCTAAAAGTTCGTTCCCAACCCCCTTTGTAGAACTAAGCTTTATTTTAACACCCGTTTAGACAGCATCCAACATCTCTTTACAGTCATCTACTTCAAATTGTTTCATGAGTAGTAATACTAGATGGGTAGataaaaacacagacacacacagacacacagagagatttgcAATAGTCTTGTTAACATATTTAATTTATGTTTAATGCTAACTCTTCTTGCTCCAATTGTAATGCAGGGTTCAGAGCACTGGGTGTTTATAGAAAGAAACACTTCAGGGCTGGAAGAGCTAGCACTAAAACAAATTAGTGATATCCAGAAGGAGGAAACACGCACAGGTCCCTCAGAGAAGCAACCAACTCTGGATTTAACAAAAATGACCACTGCAGTAACGGAACTCAAGATGGctgaaaagcaggaggaaaaaccaAGTGAGGAAAGCAAAACACAAATGCACAAAAGAGCCAAAATGATAGCCAGTCCAGAGGATTTTGAATCGCTGTGGGAGGATGaaatgtgtgaaagagagaagagaaaacacTCTTCTGAAACAGACGGACAGACAACTGAGGAAAGAGATGTGCCGGCAGTAATATTTGCTTCCACTGAACCTGAAGAGGAGAAAGAACCAAAAGACAAAATGGAAGCAGTGGCTGTTGCCTCCACCAAACCCGGGATGActgaagcagagaaaaatgaGATTGAAGTAAAGGTGGTTGCCTCTACTGAACCTAGGAAAAGAGAAGAGCCGAAATACAAAACACAGACAGTATTGGTAGCCTCCAAAGAACTTGAGCAACCAACCCAGTCCATCAGTGGGCTAAGAGAAAAAATTACTGAACCTGAAGATTTACAAGCAGAAAACATACCAAGGTGTGCTTCTTCTTGGCCAGAGtctaaagaagaaagcaaaattatAATACAAGAACACAGGACTATTTTGACAGTGTCAGACAAGGAAGTGTTAAAAACTGCTTCTGATTTTGAATCTATTAAACCTAAGGTGAAACTGAGTGATAAGGCAGTATATTCTGCTACAGAAAGGATCATCTATATAGGTTCTGAAGAAATAGACCAACAGGATAATGCGGCTGAGAAAGTACCTGACAGGGGAAAGCAATACTCATCTGAAAAGAAGCGAGAAAACCAAACAGACTTGTCAGATGAAAAAGAAGAGACAGCTAGTCTTTCTCCAGTAGCAGATTCAGGAGAGACAGGAAGACATGAGTTTCAGTCCTATTCACTTACACCTGCTGAAGGAAAATCAGAGGTTAGTAAACCAATTACAAGATCAGCTCAGTCTGACAAAAATACAGAAGATGATGAATATGTACAGCCTTTAGAACAGTGCTCTAGTAAAAGAGAGAAGCCTTCATCAACTCTAGAGGAAAAAGCTTCTGTGGATCCAGCTGCTTGTGAGACCAAAGATTACAGGGACACTAGGCCACTCTCTTCTACAGAGGATTCAAGCCAAAGAGTTTCCAATGTATCATCACAGCTAAAATCTGGATCACCCACAAAAGAAGATAAATCTAATCTTACTTCTAAGCAAGAGCAGAGCAATGATGGAACACATAGCCCTTTCCAAGAAGATGAAGTATCTGATGAGAAGAGTGACATCATTGCCCAAAAAAGTGACATAATATTCACAGCATCggaaaatcaaagggaaagaaacaaTTTAAATGAAATGGAAGTTTCTCAGATACTGCTTCAAATGGAAGACATAGGGACTACAAAATCTACCCCAGATTCCTTGCCACAACAGTTTTCCTGTACTGCAGATATTTCAAAAGAAGAGCAACATAAAACACAGAGTTTAAAGACAAGAGAGGCAGAACAGTTTGAAGCCCTTGATTCAAGCAAGCCACCTGAGGCCAAGCTCTCTGAAACTCAAGAGTCTGCCCAAAATAAATGCATACGTTCAGAAAAATCTGTCAGTGATAGGCACCCTGAATTGGAGCCAGCAGCCAAAAATGACAGCTGTGAATTAGATTTTGTATCCATAGGCAGACTCCAAGAACTGGAAGATGAAGCCAATGCCAATTATATTGAAGTTGATCAGATGGCAAAAGATAAGCCCCCTCCTTCAGAAGACTCAACTGAAGGTAAACCATCATTTTGGGACAATAATTCAGAAGTGAAAAAGACACATGAAGTTGAACAGTCAGATAGAAATGAGATCCATAAAATAGGTAAGTTCAGTAAAGATGAACTTCACAAACCCAATGAACATGCAAAAGTAGAAAGGACAGCTAAGGATAAAATCTCAGAGGTTGAAGACAGATACTGTGAAGAAATGACAAAAGATAATCTCAAAAATTCAGAGGTGTCATCTCTAGACTCAGAAGAGCAAGCCCATGACAGATCTAACGTGAAAAAGCCATCTGGGGATTACCTTTTATATCATGCTGACTCCACAGATTCTGTACCACCAGAACTGAGAGGAACAGTCCAAGATAACTGTCTTTTGAAAGAAGAAACTGGAAATGTAAATGCTGTCTCTCCTCAGATTGGGGTGGCAGGAGACAATAGGGAGTGTTCACAGCCTTCTGATGTCACAACACAGAGCAGAGAACAACTTTTAACTTCAAGTGGAAAACAGAAACCAGACCTTGAACCACTGAAGCTCATTTATTGTGGCTCATGTACTGCTGCTTCACCAGAAAATGATAAAAATGCAGCTGTACCACTAGAAAGTGATGGAGACTCCTTACTGCACAGAAGTGAGACAAATGAAAATATCTCTGTAGCTTCTAAAATCAAGATGTTTGAGCAAGGCGAAGAGCACCGTCCACTTTTTCATGAGCAGCGTGAGGCCTCAAAGAAGTCCCTAGAGTATTGTCCTGGCAGTGACATACGAAAGGATCTGCCAAAGATGCACATAGAGATACATAAGGATATTCCCATAGAAAAGGATGGTGCAAAAGTTAAATCGTCCATAGCCCCTTTGGATAGCAAAGGAGAGGATCCTGGAGAAACATCAGATGTTATCTATCTAGCCGTTGCACAAGGGCCAAGTGATGGAGAACCATCTCAGCCTTCATCTTGGAAGGAAGATATTTCTGTCGGATCAGagcaaggagaagaagaaggagatgcTGAACTGGCGTCTCCTGATTCTGGCTGTGAAATCACTTTGGCAGAAGCTGTGGTAACTCCCCCAGATGAACTGTCCCAGTGGAAAGTTCATAAAGCATGTTGTGTGACTCGTCTTTATGCATCATGTGCCATGGCTTCAAACATGGCCGTTGACTGAAAGCCACTGCTTGCACCCCTTGTccttttctgtatgtgtgtgtgacctGGCTCAGTTGCTGAATGCAAATCTGCTGGCCCAGGCAGCCCATCAGCTTTTCGattgttattttgtgtgtgtgcgtgtgaaaaCTCCTAGAGATTTGGCTATCTGGAGAATGCCAGCGGCTAACCTGAAACCAGGCAAATGAGTATTGTGAATGCTCAGTAGCAAGGTGGGAAGGGATGACATGCTGAAAGCTTTGTATTTCTGCCCATACCTCCACGCACACACCTAGCAACAACATTCTCACGCTTCTAGCTTCTTTCTTCTTGCATCTCTTAGTTTTTGATATCCCTTCTTGCTTGGCTTGTGAgccctccttttttctcctccctttgtCTAGCTAGTGGCTGGCTAACAAAATAGCTTCCCACTGCTCCAAAAGGCACTTTGGCCAAGATCCTTTCTGCTCCTTAAGACTAACCCCTTTTCTCTGATCTAGAGCAAATTTCAAGAACCATCTTGGGAAGAGAAGGATTTATCAGGCCCATCAGTAAAAGCCTGTCCGAAAGAAGAGAGTACAAAGGCTGCTGCGCCAGTGGCCCCTCAGGTCTCAATGCTGTTTTATTAACTCCTTGTTTTTGTGGTGTAGGAGCTCACTCTGACCAAGAGAAGGTCatgtgccaccacctccttccccttcttacttaagctattctctctctctctctgcataaatatatatatatatatatatttctatatatataCCCTGGTTTGTTTTAACTGCCCTTTCCCATACCTCTCAACACACCAGAATCTTGGACAAAGCCAAGCATAAGGAGTTGAGACACCATAGCAGCTAAGTAAAAGAGTAATGTTTACTTTCAGGTGTCCATTTAAAACCTACTAGTGTCATAAGAAGCTTCTGCACTGACTTTGGTAACTTTTAGTTCAGGAGCAGTCCTAAGTGAATTCAAGGTATTTTGATACTGTGTTGAAAAACAATCTATAGGTCTGCTTAGCTAAAATTTCCACTTTAAAATGGTTGAGAGGTATGTTCAGCCTTCCATAGGAACTAGAGATGGTTTTtcctctgttctgtttttttgttgttgtcaattCCACTGATTAAAAACCCACCACGAGAAAGTTAATATATAAGGGTTTCTTTCTGATGGCATACTGACTCCAGAGATGTAAGTGCTGACAACACAAGCTCTTTCATACAGATATTATGCTCCCTTGAGATAGATTGAATGTTCCTTGCACACCTTTTTAAAGTTTCCCTTAGAAGACGAAGTGAGATATAAGCAACATCTGGGCTGACAATACAGAATGACTTGATCTCAGTGAAATTGACAAACTTTCTTGCTTCTCCTGCAGTATGGCCAGCTAATTGATCTTAGATTTTGTTTTTCCCCTAAATTTGAACTTTTATTCTCTTCTGCttgcctttccttccctccttccttttgctCCTACATttgtagtgggtttttttcttcttacagTGAGTGAGAATTTGAGGTCCCTTTTTACTGTATCATTATACTTGCTTTTTTGCACACAAGTATTTCTGTACAGGTACCAATAGATCCACTTATCTTTTTCACAGTGATACCTTCAAGGCTATGGTTTTATTTTCTCTCCTGCAgttttgcaaataaaaccctaaacccttcccttctctcctccctgcAGAGACTTTGTTATGCAAAGAGTTTTGATTGTCATGCTTGGGGTGTTTTTGTTGTCCTTTTtatgatgtttcctttctcctatGGCTTTCATGGGGTTCAGATAGCTTAAACCTTTCATTCAGCACTTACAGCCTcagcttctttcctcctttttgtctcATTCAGAAAGCGGGATTGAGGGAGGGCACAGAGGAGAAAGCTAAGCCACCTCGGCACAGGGCTCCTGAAAGTGGGGATGAGGAGCAAGACCAGGAGAGAGACTCAGTCTTCCTGAAGGACAACCACTTGGCCATTGAGCGCAAGTGCTCAAGTATCACCGTCAGCTCAACTTCCAGTCTCGAAGCTGAGGTGGACTTCACAGTCATTGGTGACTATCAGAGTTCAGCCTTTGAAGACTTCTCCCGGAGTTTGCCTGAGCTGGACAAAGAAAAGAACGAGGGAGAAGCAGAGGGTCAGATTTTTTCTGAGGAATCTAACAAACCAGCTGCCAGGCAGGAAGATGATGTCAAAGATGGGGATAAGGCTCAAGTAATCCCAGAAGAGGTACAAAAGGGAGGCATGGTACTCAGATGTGTCTTAAGTGTCCTCATTTGCAGTGTTGTCTGTCTTGACGTTTGCATTGCTCAATGTGTTGTCCATCTCACACATCCTTGTAAGAGTACATCTATTTCCAGccaactaaaaaaaaaccctctggagTATTTTTACATATCCGCATAAATGTTTTGTTTGCATGATCGTTTTTTTACATCCAAATGCATGGTAGTCCTGTAAGTGTCTTTATGTATCTGCTAACTATAACCTAAACCTTCACATTTTAATCCACTGTATTTGTCTGACTGTTGCACCTTAGCTCTCATGGGGTGAGTTTGTCTTATGTGTTGCATGAACTCAGCAAGTAATGTACATTAAAGAAACTTAATTTCACGTGACAAATATCACTTAAAGAGGAATTCAACAGTCAACAATAATTCTCTTAAGTCATTTGGGAAGTTTAATTTAACTGTTTATTTAACTGTTCACTGACTGAAAAATAAtctaaagaagaaagagaaagcactGGGGAAATGATGCTATACAGAATTAAATCACATGTTATTGAGAGAGCAAATCTTACACTAGCACTCGGGTGACTCCAGCATTGTAATCTTTTCAATGGAATTGTGTCTTGATCCATACAGTTTTGTATTAAAATTCAGCAGTCCATGATTTTCACCCTCCCCTCCCTTTGGTATAAAGCCATTAAGAGTTCTCCCCTTGCCTCATCTATCTCAAGTGtattgcctttctcccagattATTATCTCTACTAGGATCCATTCCTTCATCACAGTGGCTTATGTTTTCAGTCAGTTTTCCAtggtcttggttttttttaaaaaaaaaaacaccctgatcttTGTAATAAAATACTTCTTgatttcaagataagtgagaacTCTGCAGTTAAAATCACATCATCCATGATGTTGTACGTGCAAGAATTAAAATGGGATGGGGAgtggagtgcaaaaaaaaaaaagcaatttgtgCCATTAAACTGAGCATGAATTATTGCTgaattgttttgttcttttggtagTCTTCAGTCATAAAAACAGAAACtgtgaaaaaaacagaagcagagaaaTCTGTGCGGCAGAGAATCACTGCAACAGAATTTACACAGGTAGCTTTGACATTATTTTATTGCACTTCCTGCTTATCCTATAGCCTGCTGCTAAGATTTCCTGCTTACCCTACACATCCTGCAGCATAACTCTGTTAGCAAAACATCATGCTGAGATCACACCTACACTGCAGGGTTGCTCTTCTTGAAGTAGAAAATACGAAGTGCAGATTCAGATTAAATATTCTCTAGTTTGCTGTCCTGACAGTAGAGGTATCATTCATAAGCATGTTGCATGACTCTGGATGGCTTGTGGACTGAGGTGGGTCCCCCACCTGCAAATTGGGGAAGAGAATGCTGCCTCAGTCACAAACTGCCAATGGCAtggctgtgtgtgtttaaaacagTGCATTCTTTCTGCTTCCTTGAAGATACTGAATTGCCTAGTTTGTGACCAAGTTCTAAACCagagtactgtatatggaatggGGCTAAATACATGAATTGACACAAATTCATGTATTCCACCTAATACTGGACTACAAATATTAGTGAAACATGAAGTAGAACAAATACTGGCCTTTTAAATATTGCCACTTTTATTTAACCTACATCTTTATAACAGATCCATGGCTTCCATTTTTCATGTCCAGGTTGATGGTGCCACCACGAGTGGAAAAGAGACCATAACCACTTCCAACGTTGTCAGCACAGAAACCATATCAACAACCACAGTAAGTAACATGGAAGAAGCTAGTGGAGAGGAAAACTCTTTGACCCCCTCAATCTCATATGTGCACATAAAGATAGAATGCTTTGAGGTGGACCGTTACCTGCTAGCACCAATGCACAAAACGTACTGATACAATTATTCCACCCTGTCCTCCCTAACGGATTTTCAGAATTTACACGATACAACACAAATAAGTAtcccttaatatatatatatatatttaagggatatttatttgtgttttatcATGTAGTTTCTGTATATTTAAGGGATacttataatatataataatataatataatttattgtcattgtaagtttatacacagtatacccatacaacgaaattcacagacacccagagaccagacacaagcacacacataacattccccaaacactccccacccactaaaaaattccccactaaaaatacaaacatctacacctcaggccaagtaacacagtccaactaattattcactactggtggtctttaagctcattattaatttcaattatagctctaggataaaaactatttagaaaacgtgtggtccgagtcttaattgttctatatcttctgccagactgtaacagttcaaaaaagttataagcaggatgggaagagtctctcaggatgctgtgtgacttcctcagacagcgggatgtgaagatgtcatccagggttggtagctggagcccgatgatattctgggcaattttaatggttctctgtagagcttttttgtccactacagagctactcccaaaccatgccagaatgccataggttaggacactctcaatggtgctacaatagtaggacagaagtaaatgctgtgataaatttaacttcccgagcattctcaggaaatacagcctcttctgtgccttctttattagcatgttggcatttatagtccatgagaggtcctctgagatgtaagtacccagaaatttaaaactaccaactctctccacttcctcaccgtttatgaacagtggtaaatgtacatttctcttcctcctaaaatcaattatgagttctttagtttttttgatgttaagtgtgagatgattttctttacaccatagtatcaatctttgtacttcctttctataagtagactcattgttcttatttatgagtcccaccactgtcgtatcatccgcaaatttaataattgcattggtgttatatagtggggtgcaatcatgtgtgtacagggaatagaggaagggacttagcacgcagccctggggagctcctgtacttagtaccagggtagaagaatggtgggatcccatccttactgactgtggcctatctgtcagaaaatcttttatctacatgcagatctcctgaggtaatcccaggttgatcatttttaaaaacaacctatttggtagaatggtgttaaaagcagagctataaatAATACTTATAATACTTATATATACCTTACTTCTTTGAAACAGCAACATTCCACCCAGCCACTCACTGTGTATAGATCACAGAAAGATGCTCTGAGGCCCAGGACATATCTTGGGTCTTTATCATGTTATTTAACTTGTACTCAGGAGAAAAaatggttcttcttcatggtctctgtgaaggcacactaatgggtttagtgCTCTTGCACAGAGAAACCTTGGGATTACTAGAGCTTAAACACATGGTGCCTTTAACCCCACCCCAGCACCAAGCGCCTCAGCAGCACCTCGGTTAGgagctttccatttctctttccaaAAGAAAAATCACCTTACCTTTGTCTTGGAATTCCTAGATTTCTGACTTGGACCATTCAACGTTTCTTCTTACTgtgaatttaaaagaaaagaaaagaaagaaaatggactGTTATGTGTTTGTGTAAGAATGCTGTGATTTTGTTTATGGCTGCTCCAGGCCTCTCTGAGAGGTGTaagacctgcccccccccaaaaaaaatagccCTCTCAGACAGGCATTTCCGCTGTTTGTTTTGCTTAGGGGAGGAACACCAGCCGGCTCTCTGTGTGGTTTGTAAAAACTTTACAAAGCCAGCTCTTAAGTTGAGACTTCAACGTCACCATTCCTTTTTGTGGGAGAAATCTCTCTCTTCATCTCAAGGCCCTCCCATGGAATCTATCCAAGCTGTGGGCCATTCTCCAGTCTCAGGCTCTTCAGCTCCTCCTAAGACCCTGAAAGGACCTAAAATGGTGTTGAAGCCCCATGCTTCCTCCTCAGGCTCGAGGTTGACAGCTACGGTATCAACACCTAAGCCTCCCTCGATATCGATGCCGAAGAAAAAGAAGATCCCGAGGATGCCCCACTCCCAGTGCCAGAGGCCACACCATCCCCGCAGTTCAGTCAGTCACCTGACTGGGGACATACCTCAGCCAAGGTCATACAGTTGGTGCAGGTTAGCCCATGTTCCCATCCGGGCTTAATATCAGGGTAGGCTTCGATGTTGCCTCCAGAGTCGGTGCCGGTGGAGGCTCCTAGGAAAAAGCAGAAGACTCATCACTTGGAGCCTCCTGCCAAGCCCGAAGTCCACTGATACTGCCCTGTGCTGCCCGATGCGTATTACCATCACCAGGACTTTCAGAGGAGACACCTCTATGAATGCCCTCGTTATTACG
This sequence is a window from Pogona vitticeps strain Pit_001003342236 chromosome 4, PviZW2.1, whole genome shotgun sequence. Protein-coding genes within it:
- the EPB41L1 gene encoding band 4.1-like protein 1 isoform X6, which translates into the protein MTTETGPDSEVKNAQEETVQQQPEAAASGLNTVTSSSTPTANNQEAEANEKPGAHSDSKHAERAVDMDEKDYSEADGISEKTTPSKTQKSPQKVTKKLKSAICRVTLLDASEYECEVEKHARGQVLFDLVCEHLNLLEKDYFGLTFCDSDSQKNWLDPSKEIKKQTRSGPWNFAFTVKFYPPDPAQLTEDITRYYLCLQLRADIISGRLPCSFVTHALLGSYAVQAELGDYDSEEHVGNYVAELRFAPNQTRELEERIMELHKTYRGMTPGEAEIHFLENAKKLSMYGVDLHHAKDSEGIDIMLGVCANGLLIYRDRLRINRFAWPKILKISYKRSNFYIKIRPGEYEQFESTIGFKLPNHRSAKRLWKVCIEHHTFFRLVSPEPPPKGFLVMGSKFRYSGRTQAQTRQASALIDRPAPYFERSSSKRYTMSRSLDGEFSRPASVSENHDGGAESDKRDEDSRYGGRTRSETEDEEVTTPTKIKELKFLDKPEDVLLKHQASINELKRTLKEPNSKLVHRDRDRRLPSSPASSSPKHEDETPKGTPEKTNEMSEEDSPEDLSSEHGAALVMESFTQKSLVSSPEGSEHWVFIERNTSGLEELALKQISDIQKEETRTGPSEKQPTLDLTKMTTAVTELKMAEKQEEKPSEESKTQMHKRAKMIASPEDFESLWEDEMCEREKRKHSSETDGQTTEERDVPAVIFASTEPEEEKEPKDKMEAVAVASTKPGMTEAEKNEIEVKVVASTEPRKREEPKYKTQTVLVASKELEQPTQSISGLREKITEPEDLQAENIPRCASSWPESKEESKIIIQEHRTILTVSDKEVLKTASDFESIKPKVKLSDKAVYSATERIIYIGSEEIDQQDNAAEKVPDRGKQYSSEKKRENQTDLSDEKEETASLSPVADSGETGRHEFQSYSLTPAEGKSEVSKPITRSAQSDKNTEDDEYVQPLEQCSSKREKPSSTLEEKASVDPAACETKDYRDTRPLSSTEDSSQRVSNVSSQLKSGSPTKEDKSNLTSKQEQSNDGTHSPFQEDEVSDEKSDIIAQKSDIIFTASENQRERNNLNEMEVSQILLQMEDIGTTKSTPDSLPQQFSCTADISKEEQHKTQSLKTREAEQFEALDSSKPPEAKLSETQESAQNKCIRSEKSVSDRHPELEPAAKNDSCELDFVSIGRLQELEDEANANYIEVDQMAKDKPPPSEDSTEGKPSFWDNNSEVKKTHEVEQSDRNEIHKIGKFSKDELHKPNEHAKVERTAKDKISEVEDRYCEEMTKDNLKNSEVSSLDSEEQAHDRSNVKKPSGDYLLYHADSTDSVPPELRGTVQDNCLLKEETGNVNAVSPQIGVAGDNRECSQPSDVTTQSREQLLTSSGKQKPDLEPLKLIYCGSCTAASPENDKNAAVPLESDGDSLLHRSETNENISVASKIKMFEQGEEHRPLFHEQREASKKSLEYCPGSDIRKDLPKMHIEIHKDIPIEKDGAKVKSSIAPLDSKGEDPGETSDVIYLAVAQGPSDGEPSQPSSWKEDISVGSEQGEEEGDAELASPDSGCEITLAEAVSKFQEPSWEEKDLSGPSVKACPKEESTKAAAPVAPQKAGLREGTEEKAKPPRHRAPESGDEEQDQERDSVFLKDNHLAIERKCSSITVSSTSSLEAEVDFTVIGDYQSSAFEDFSRSLPELDKEKNEGEAEGQIFSEESNKPAARQEDDVKDGDKAQVIPEESSVIKTETVKKTEAEKSVRQRITATEFTQVDGATTSGKETITTSNVVSTETISTTTDHSPKPGKGTTELRSISPITSSAVGKEAFTSLFGATAETLSTSTTTHVTKTVKGGFSETRIEKRIIITGDEDVDQDQALALAIKEAKLQHPDMLVTKAVVYRETDPSPEERDKKPQES